One Psychrobacillus glaciei genomic region harbors:
- the sigW gene encoding RNA polymerase sigma factor SigW, whose product MDALVNKRIKQVLKGDKDAFAEIVDLYKHKLFQVCFRMLGNRHEAEDIAQEAFVRAFINIHTFDQKRKFSTWLYRIATNLCIDRIRKKKPDYYLDAEVAGTEGLNMYSQIATAEELPEEELMKLELQDRIQYEIRRLPDKYRSAIVLKYMEELSLQEISEILELPLGTVKTRIHRGREALRKQLSKQSNFL is encoded by the coding sequence ATGGATGCGTTAGTGAACAAACGAATAAAACAAGTGTTAAAAGGGGACAAAGACGCATTCGCGGAGATTGTGGACCTGTATAAGCATAAACTTTTTCAAGTATGCTTCCGTATGCTAGGAAATCGTCACGAGGCCGAAGACATTGCCCAAGAAGCTTTTGTGCGGGCTTTTATTAACATTCATACATTTGATCAAAAAAGAAAATTTTCCACTTGGCTATACCGAATCGCGACAAATTTATGTATCGATCGCATTAGAAAAAAAAAGCCGGATTATTATTTAGATGCGGAAGTTGCAGGTACAGAAGGACTGAATATGTATTCGCAAATCGCCACGGCGGAAGAACTTCCAGAAGAAGAATTGATGAAGCTCGAATTGCAAGATCGTATTCAATATGAAATAAGACGATTACCAGATAAATACCGTTCCGCAATTGTACTGAAATATATGGAAGAATTATCTTTACAAGAAATAAGTGAGATATTAGAATTACCACTTGGGACGGTAAAAACTAGAATTCATAGAGGCCGAGAAGCACTTAGAAAACAGTTAAGTAAACAGTCCAACTTTTTATAG
- a CDS encoding GNAT family N-acetyltransferase yields MAETIIFGDLKLRPLEEQDIPRLWELYDPKIFEFMLSKIENYEQLEQWLQAGIQQMNVAKTALTYVIEDSDTKEIIGTTRIYGIDSLNYACEIGSTFYGKKFQRTHVNTTCKYLLLKHAFNNLGMIRVQFRTDELNVNSQRAIERIGGIKEGVLRNERIRSNGTVRNAVVYSIIDSEWKEVENNLVQLMNKYA; encoded by the coding sequence TTGGCGGAAACAATAATATTTGGAGATTTGAAGCTACGTCCATTGGAAGAGCAAGATATTCCACGTTTGTGGGAGCTTTATGACCCTAAAATTTTTGAATTTATGCTAAGTAAAATAGAGAACTATGAGCAGCTGGAACAGTGGCTACAAGCAGGTATTCAACAAATGAATGTTGCCAAAACCGCTCTCACTTACGTAATTGAGGATTCAGATACAAAAGAAATCATAGGGACAACACGGATTTATGGCATCGATTCATTAAATTATGCATGCGAAATTGGATCTACTTTCTACGGTAAAAAGTTCCAACGAACACATGTGAATACGACATGCAAATATTTGCTATTAAAACACGCATTTAATAACCTTGGAATGATACGTGTACAATTTAGAACAGACGAATTAAACGTAAATTCACAAAGAGCAATCGAGCGTATAGGTGGAATAAAAGAAGGTGTTTTGCGAAATGAGCGGATACGTTCAAATGGGACAGTTAGAAATGCAGTCGTTTATTCAATTATTGATAGTGAGTGGAAAGAAGTGGAAAATAACCTTGTTCAACTTATGAATAAATATGCGTAA
- the cdaA gene encoding diadenylate cyclase CdaA, which translates to MSFMEQFTSLMPVNVIVNILDVLFVWYVIYKIITLVKGTKAVQLLKGIFVIVVARVVTDFIGLDTLGWMLEQVINFGFLAIIIIFQPEIRRALEQIGRGALFSRSSMQEEEEQSRLIGAMTKSVSYMAKRRIGALISIERETGLTDYIETGIPLNANISSELMINIFIPNTPLHDGAVIVQKNKVASAACYLPLSESPFISKELGTRHRAAIGLSEVTDAITIVVSEETGAVSLTSNGDLHRNLSMEEFEAHLKRLWFGPTVEQVTSSKWLWRGKQNG; encoded by the coding sequence ATGTCGTTTATGGAGCAATTTACAAGTTTAATGCCAGTAAACGTAATTGTAAACATTTTAGATGTGTTATTCGTTTGGTATGTAATATATAAAATAATAACCCTTGTAAAAGGAACGAAAGCGGTCCAATTATTAAAGGGGATTTTTGTCATTGTCGTAGCTCGAGTTGTCACGGACTTTATAGGTTTGGATACACTTGGATGGATGCTAGAACAGGTCATTAATTTTGGATTTTTAGCGATTATTATTATATTCCAACCAGAAATTAGAAGAGCATTAGAACAAATAGGTAGAGGAGCATTGTTTTCGAGAAGTTCGATGCAAGAAGAGGAGGAGCAGAGCCGTTTAATAGGGGCTATGACCAAATCTGTGAGCTATATGGCAAAACGCCGTATTGGAGCATTAATATCGATTGAACGGGAAACAGGCTTAACAGATTATATTGAAACTGGAATACCTCTAAATGCGAATATCTCATCCGAATTAATGATTAATATTTTCATTCCAAATACACCATTACACGATGGTGCAGTGATCGTGCAAAAAAATAAAGTAGCTTCTGCAGCGTGTTATTTGCCGTTGTCCGAAAGTCCTTTCATTTCTAAAGAGCTTGGAACGAGGCATCGAGCAGCAATTGGTCTAAGTGAAGTAACTGATGCCATTACAATTGTTGTATCGGAAGAAACAGGAGCAGTGAGTTTAACGTCGAACGGAGATCTCCATAGAAATCTATCCATGGAAGAATTTGAAGCACACTTGAAACGTCTTTGGTTTGGACCAACCGTAGAACAAGTAACTTCTTCTAAATGGTTGTGGAGGGGGAAACAGAATGGATAA
- the rocF gene encoding arginase produces MNKLSISLIGVPMDLGQNRRGVDMGPSAIRYAGVVERIEALGHSVKDEGDIAISHTRKEQSPNTHLRNLEDVIDGNTKLGNKVNEVLEAGQFPLVLGGDHSIAIGTLAGLADKYENLGVIWYDAHADLNTAETSPSGNIHGMPLAVSLGLGHADLVNIRSYAPKVKPENVIIIGARSVDPGERELIKEKGIKVFSMHEIDKLGMTEVMNQTIEYFRERSVDGVHLSLDLDGIDPLYTPGVGTPVPGGISYRESHLAMEMLYASNLITSAEFVEVNPILDEKNKTADVAVALMGSLFGESLV; encoded by the coding sequence ATGAATAAATTAAGCATTTCACTTATAGGTGTACCGATGGATCTTGGTCAAAATAGACGCGGTGTGGATATGGGCCCTAGTGCTATTCGTTATGCAGGGGTAGTAGAACGTATAGAAGCGCTAGGTCATTCTGTAAAAGACGAAGGAGACATTGCCATCAGTCATACAAGAAAAGAGCAATCTCCGAATACGCATTTACGAAATTTAGAAGATGTAATCGATGGCAATACGAAGCTTGGAAATAAAGTAAATGAAGTATTAGAAGCAGGTCAATTTCCTTTAGTACTCGGTGGAGATCATAGTATTGCTATTGGTACTCTTGCGGGATTAGCTGATAAATATGAGAATCTTGGTGTTATTTGGTACGATGCACATGCAGATTTAAATACAGCCGAAACTTCTCCTTCTGGAAACATTCATGGAATGCCACTAGCGGTTAGTCTTGGTTTAGGTCATGCCGATTTAGTGAATATTCGTTCGTATGCTCCAAAGGTTAAACCAGAAAACGTCATTATTATTGGAGCACGTTCAGTTGATCCAGGTGAGCGTGAATTGATTAAAGAAAAAGGCATTAAAGTATTCTCGATGCATGAAATCGATAAACTTGGTATGACGGAAGTGATGAACCAAACGATTGAATATTTCCGTGAGCGCTCAGTGGATGGAGTACATTTGTCATTAGACCTTGATGGCATTGATCCGCTTTATACACCAGGAGTTGGGACACCAGTTCCGGGTGGAATTAGCTATCGTGAAAGTCATTTAGCGATGGAAATGCTTTATGCTTCTAATTTGATCACTTCTGCAGAATTTGTTGAGGTAAATCCAATTTTAGACGAAAAGAATAAGACAGCAGACGTTGCAGTTGCGTTAATGGGCTCTTTGTTTGGTGAAAGTTTAGTTTAA
- a CDS encoding zf-HC2 domain-containing protein, which yields MNACPERIVHYMHEYLDGEISREHELELKFHLQSCVDCQKHMHELSDVVAFIKGAAHVKAPTGFKKSVMERLPKEKSHAGVSRWLRRHPILTAAALFLLFMSSALFTNFNEEKQFSFTKQENVIVEGETVIIPKGQVVKGDLVVKNGDVRIDGELDGNLTVINGSKYMASTAVITGKTEEINKVFDWLWFHIKDGAKQVISFFEEESTKQ from the coding sequence ATGAATGCGTGTCCAGAGCGAATTGTTCACTATATGCATGAATATTTAGATGGTGAAATTAGCCGTGAACATGAGCTTGAACTAAAATTTCATTTGCAGTCATGCGTTGATTGTCAAAAGCATATGCATGAACTGAGTGATGTTGTTGCCTTTATAAAAGGAGCAGCTCATGTAAAGGCACCAACTGGTTTTAAAAAATCAGTTATGGAAAGACTTCCAAAAGAAAAATCACATGCTGGTGTTAGTAGATGGTTGCGACGTCATCCCATTCTTACTGCAGCAGCTTTATTCTTATTATTTATGAGTAGTGCATTATTCACAAATTTTAATGAAGAGAAACAATTTTCTTTTACAAAACAAGAAAATGTTATTGTAGAAGGAGAAACAGTCATTATCCCTAAGGGACAGGTTGTAAAAGGTGACCTCGTTGTAAAAAATGGCGATGTTCGAATTGATGGTGAATTGGATGGGAATCTAACTGTTATAAACGGTTCTAAATATATGGCTTCCACAGCAGTTATTACTGGTAAAACAGAAGAAATCAATAAAGTATTTGACTGGCTTTGGTTTCACATAAAAGATGGAGCCAAACAGGTTATATCATTTTTTGAAGAAGAAAGTACAAAGCAATGA